The Microbulbifer sp. YPW1 genome contains a region encoding:
- a CDS encoding DUF6351 family protein, with product MGVPEGALDHAPIPAYRGDHPRKSGRPAEYYPFPITIGGAGPVETLFAGPSTYPFLCGANKVTGSQPLVDNHDGEGVPVFSLDVEGNQTEEVIGYSRDCSHKTSVAYYYRSTLDGEFYPLENANGDIDQVTVNGKSTEFIVRLETGTINRFFYAIAALRGEGETAEAPNTSNWNKRLIYQFRGGVGVGRQQGDISHRAIIDRRADQLARGYAVVYSTANQTSNHYNIWLAEDTARRLKKQFSALYAEPMYTVGIGGSGGAIQQYLLAQNAPGVLDAALPLYSYPDMVSQTIYVFDCEPLEYFFDVVAADNPRWRDVQEREAVIGLATNPEFEHRFKILEDAAALFDGRYRTTADGASECVQGWRGLVPLVNNPNFIHFSKSFSDSVAENTHWTHWEDLREFYGAGQDGYANSAWDNQGVQYGLNALKQGKITVDEFLRLNATIGGWKNPTEQGGEKLWFMNGQVFPMDLSVWSEHNMNLGSLDNPAPRSVASVEAIEGIYRSGHVFLGDVEIPILDVRHYLDGELDMHHSLASFSSRERIRRARGHADNQLIWMSHKKYNPVDEALDVIDHWMQKIIEHPERGVAGNKPVEATDRCFDRDGNVLAAGPSVWDGDWNHKPAGACMRQYPIHSTPRQMSGAPITGDVFKCALQPVERAVAKDIYGSATSGIVERIDDLRRIFPQGVCNYNAPDVGRPKGPLFPHGGEVMIAGHSVGADYRQSPGEITQEQDGVEQEVQPTPVSVDESELDEE from the coding sequence GTGGGTGTACCCGAAGGGGCGCTGGATCATGCGCCCATCCCCGCATATCGCGGTGACCATCCGCGCAAAAGTGGTCGCCCCGCAGAATACTATCCATTCCCGATTACTATTGGTGGAGCGGGGCCGGTGGAAACCCTTTTCGCGGGGCCGTCCACCTATCCCTTTCTGTGTGGCGCCAATAAAGTTACCGGCTCCCAGCCGCTGGTGGACAATCATGACGGCGAAGGGGTGCCGGTCTTTTCCCTGGATGTCGAGGGAAATCAAACCGAAGAGGTTATCGGCTACAGCCGGGATTGCAGTCACAAGACTTCCGTTGCCTATTACTATCGCAGCACTTTGGATGGTGAGTTTTACCCGTTAGAAAATGCCAACGGTGATATTGATCAGGTGACGGTTAACGGAAAATCCACGGAATTTATCGTGCGACTGGAAACCGGAACCATCAATCGCTTTTTCTATGCCATTGCGGCGTTGCGTGGCGAAGGGGAAACTGCAGAAGCGCCAAATACCAGTAACTGGAATAAGCGGTTGATCTATCAGTTTCGAGGCGGTGTTGGGGTCGGGCGTCAGCAGGGGGATATTTCACATCGTGCGATTATCGATCGCCGCGCGGATCAGCTTGCCCGTGGTTATGCAGTCGTATACTCCACTGCAAATCAGACCAGTAATCACTACAACATCTGGTTAGCTGAGGATACCGCCCGGCGCCTGAAGAAGCAGTTTTCTGCACTTTATGCCGAACCAATGTATACCGTGGGTATTGGCGGCTCCGGTGGTGCTATTCAGCAATATCTTCTTGCGCAGAATGCCCCGGGTGTATTGGATGCAGCGCTCCCGCTGTATTCCTATCCGGATATGGTGAGCCAGACGATCTATGTATTTGATTGTGAGCCGCTGGAGTACTTCTTCGATGTGGTCGCCGCAGATAATCCGCGCTGGCGTGATGTGCAGGAGCGCGAGGCGGTGATCGGTCTGGCGACCAATCCCGAATTTGAACACCGTTTTAAAATTCTTGAAGATGCCGCGGCGCTTTTCGATGGCCGTTACCGGACGACCGCAGACGGGGCTTCCGAGTGCGTTCAGGGGTGGCGGGGTCTGGTTCCTCTGGTCAACAATCCCAACTTCATCCATTTCAGTAAAAGTTTCTCTGATTCCGTAGCGGAGAATACCCATTGGACCCACTGGGAAGACCTGCGTGAGTTCTACGGTGCTGGTCAGGACGGGTACGCCAATAGCGCTTGGGATAATCAGGGCGTGCAATATGGCCTGAATGCGTTGAAACAGGGAAAGATTACCGTCGACGAATTCCTCCGTCTTAATGCGACTATTGGTGGCTGGAAAAATCCGACCGAGCAGGGTGGTGAAAAGCTCTGGTTTATGAACGGACAAGTTTTCCCAATGGATCTCTCCGTGTGGAGCGAGCACAACATGAACCTGGGCAGCCTGGATAATCCTGCGCCGAGAAGTGTAGCCAGTGTTGAGGCAATTGAAGGTATTTATCGCTCTGGTCATGTTTTTCTTGGCGATGTGGAGATCCCAATTCTGGATGTGCGCCATTACCTCGATGGAGAGCTGGATATGCATCACAGTCTGGCTTCTTTCTCGAGCAGGGAGCGTATCCGTCGTGCGCGTGGCCATGCAGATAATCAGCTGATCTGGATGAGTCACAAAAAATACAACCCGGTGGATGAGGCGTTGGATGTCATTGATCACTGGATGCAAAAAATTATCGAGCATCCGGAGCGTGGTGTGGCAGGTAACAAGCCAGTTGAGGCTACGGATCGCTGTTTCGACAGGGACGGTAACGTGCTTGCCGCCGGCCCGTCAGTGTGGGACGGTGATTGGAATCACAAGCCAGCCGGTGCCTGCATGCGTCAGTACCCCATTCACAGTACGCCGCGCCAGATGTCCGGTGCGCCAATCACCGGTGACGTCTTCAAGTGTGCCCTGCAGCCGGTTGAACGGGCCGTGGCAAAAGATATCTACGGCAGCGCCACTTCCGGGATCGTCGAGCGCATTGACGATCTGCGGAGAATTTTTCCTCAGGGCGTTTGCAATTACAACGCACCGGATGTCGGTCGACCGAAGGGGCCGCTTTTTCCTCACGGTGGTGAGGTTATGATTGCGGGGCATTCTGTTGGTGCTGATTATCGACAGTCGCCTGGTGAAATTACACAGGAGCAAGATGGGGTTGAGCAGGAGGTTCAGCCCACACCTGTTTCGGTTGACGAATCAGAGTTGGATGAAGAGTGA
- a CDS encoding MbcA/ParS/Xre antitoxin family protein, translated as MANPAHTPQATEDQVLLEATLNTATHLGLKKKELSEIIHLDDRTLRRRSGLAPQSAEGQLALLLVRAYRSAFVLMGGEEGARTWFATANRALNGIPKELACRIDGLVRVVTYLDAMRGKV; from the coding sequence ATGGCCAATCCAGCCCACACCCCTCAAGCCACCGAAGATCAGGTTCTTTTGGAGGCCACTCTAAATACCGCCACCCACTTGGGCCTTAAAAAGAAGGAGCTCAGCGAAATCATCCATCTGGATGACCGTACCCTGCGTCGCCGCAGCGGGCTGGCGCCCCAAAGCGCCGAAGGGCAATTGGCTCTGTTACTGGTGCGCGCCTATCGCTCTGCCTTCGTACTGATGGGAGGAGAGGAGGGGGCCAGAACCTGGTTTGCTACCGCCAATCGTGCCTTGAATGGTATACCCAAAGAGCTCGCCTGCCGTATTGATGGGCTGGTGCGGGTCGTGACTTATCTGGATGCCATGCGAGGCAAGGTGTGA
- a CDS encoding RES family NAD+ phosphorylase produces the protein MRHKIRQTSTRLIGRLYRIIESQEEVATRSLVGSLQKQEVLENLLEQSKPARLPGSEHLHYLLATPFRYPPLPWGSRFGGTAESGIFYGSKTVDTVLAEAAYYRLLFLNDMEPAPSAPVTSYHQVFSAKYCADPGVRLQAQEWQPHWPALTHTTEYQFCQHLGAQMRDCGIHGIEAPSARALCAGIVQLPPENSEGINVALFTPQALLRRPPTIEAEVTAESTAEGVSFLVKSGNSVRSKSFEKQAFLKSGELPQPA, from the coding sequence TTGCGCCATAAGATTCGTCAAACCTCTACCCGTCTAATTGGCCGCTTGTATCGCATCATCGAATCCCAGGAAGAGGTTGCCACCAGAAGCCTGGTGGGCAGTCTGCAAAAGCAAGAGGTGCTGGAAAACCTGCTGGAACAGAGTAAGCCCGCTCGACTGCCGGGCAGCGAACACCTGCATTATCTGCTTGCCACTCCGTTTCGCTATCCGCCGCTACCCTGGGGATCCCGTTTTGGCGGTACCGCGGAGAGCGGCATTTTCTATGGTAGCAAGACAGTCGATACCGTACTTGCAGAAGCGGCCTACTATCGGCTGCTATTCCTGAATGACATGGAGCCCGCCCCAAGTGCGCCTGTGACCAGTTACCACCAGGTCTTTTCTGCCAAGTACTGTGCAGACCCCGGCGTCCGGTTACAGGCACAAGAATGGCAGCCTCACTGGCCGGCGCTAACGCACACCACGGAATACCAGTTCTGCCAGCATCTCGGAGCGCAGATGCGCGACTGCGGTATACACGGAATAGAGGCACCATCCGCCCGCGCACTATGTGCAGGAATTGTGCAGCTGCCACCAGAAAATAGCGAAGGCATCAACGTGGCGCTGTTTACTCCGCAGGCCCTTCTGCGGCGCCCCCCCACCATCGAGGCCGAAGTGACCGCAGAATCCACCGCCGAAGGCGTGTCCTTCCTGGTGAAGTCCGGCAACAGCGTCCGCTCGAAAAGCTTTGAAAAACAAGCCTTTCTCAAATCCGGTGAACTGCCACAGCCCGCCTGA
- a CDS encoding 1-aminocyclopropane-1-carboxylate deaminase/D-cysteine desulfhydrase, with the protein MIRYLTELSLEAFTEAARNVPYQQIDSDLFPGIDLWVRRDDLIDPLISGNKAYKLIYNLLAAREQGKDTIVTCGGAWSNHIHATAAAGQRFGFKTIGIIRGERPPVLSAMLQDTERFGMELKFVTRADYRKRHEPDFPADLGLNGPGSWFVPEGGANYLGAKGVQLLGRLVGETSPVAFDQCWVSCGTGLTLGALASGLPSIIEPVGVAVLKAEKSILAAAKAWSLESAASARVKLIADGHHRGYGKMSDQLRAFKSKIEHQADLPLDHVYTAKVFYALMRHCTHYQQKKWKTRQASILLMHTGGLQGCRGLINK; encoded by the coding sequence ATGATCCGTTACCTCACCGAGCTCAGCCTTGAGGCGTTTACCGAGGCAGCCCGCAATGTGCCTTATCAGCAGATTGACTCTGACCTGTTCCCGGGCATCGACCTCTGGGTCCGCCGGGATGACCTGATCGATCCGCTGATCTCCGGTAACAAAGCTTACAAACTGATCTACAACCTCCTAGCAGCCAGGGAGCAGGGTAAAGACACCATCGTCACCTGTGGTGGCGCCTGGTCAAATCATATCCATGCCACTGCCGCGGCCGGGCAACGCTTCGGATTCAAGACAATTGGTATCATCCGCGGAGAGCGGCCACCAGTACTGAGTGCAATGCTTCAGGATACGGAGCGGTTCGGGATGGAATTAAAGTTCGTTACCCGTGCGGATTACCGCAAGCGGCATGAGCCTGACTTTCCCGCAGATCTCGGCCTGAACGGGCCGGGTAGTTGGTTCGTGCCAGAGGGCGGAGCCAATTACCTGGGCGCAAAAGGCGTTCAGCTTCTGGGGCGGTTAGTCGGAGAGACCAGCCCGGTAGCGTTTGACCAATGCTGGGTGTCTTGTGGTACTGGACTAACACTGGGTGCACTGGCATCCGGCCTTCCATCCATCATCGAGCCGGTTGGCGTCGCTGTGCTCAAAGCCGAGAAAAGCATTCTGGCGGCGGCCAAAGCATGGAGTCTGGAGAGCGCAGCATCTGCGAGAGTTAAGCTGATCGCCGATGGGCATCACCGGGGCTACGGGAAAATGAGTGACCAGCTAAGAGCCTTCAAAAGTAAAATTGAGCACCAAGCGGATTTACCCCTTGATCACGTCTACACCGCAAAGGTGTTTTATGCCCTCATGAGGCACTGCACTCACTACCAGCAAAAAAAATGGAAAACGCGCCAGGCGAGCATATTGCTGATGCATACCGGGGGGCTTCAGGGGTGTCGGGGATTGATTAATAAATAA
- a CDS encoding NAD(+) kinase → MSEFQNIGLIGRTESDSAVLSLRRLMAFLEREGYSVVLEKNTANDVADHKARVSSKDKLGELCDLVIVVGGDGSLLAAARALAKFSVPLLGINRGRLGFLTDITPDEIEQKVGEVLSGKYMAESRFLLDMSVTRDGKPIGKGSSLNDVVIHPGEYIRMIEFDLYIDGQFVYTQRSDGLIVSTPTGSTAYALSGGGPIMHPKLDAIVVVPLNPHTLSSRPIVVEGSSEFKIIIGEQNTAHSYVTCDGHDQVVTEPGDVIRIHKKPHRLTLIHPIDHNFYETCRSKLNWQNN, encoded by the coding sequence GTGTCGGAATTTCAGAACATCGGCCTGATCGGTCGAACAGAAAGTGATAGTGCAGTCCTTTCGCTGAGGCGCCTGATGGCGTTTCTGGAGCGTGAGGGCTACTCCGTCGTGCTCGAAAAAAATACAGCCAATGATGTCGCAGATCACAAGGCACGTGTTTCCAGCAAAGACAAGCTGGGTGAGCTCTGCGACCTGGTGATCGTAGTGGGCGGCGATGGCAGCCTGCTAGCTGCAGCCCGCGCCCTCGCAAAGTTTAGTGTTCCCCTTCTGGGCATCAACCGTGGCCGTCTCGGCTTCCTTACCGACATCACCCCTGACGAGATTGAACAGAAAGTAGGTGAGGTGCTTTCCGGCAAGTACATGGCTGAAAGCCGCTTTCTACTTGATATGTCTGTTACCCGGGATGGTAAACCAATCGGCAAAGGCTCATCACTTAATGATGTGGTTATTCACCCTGGTGAATATATCCGCATGATTGAGTTTGACCTTTATATCGACGGCCAGTTTGTTTACACCCAGCGGTCCGATGGCCTGATCGTTTCAACACCCACCGGGTCTACAGCTTATGCGCTCTCCGGCGGTGGGCCCATCATGCACCCTAAGCTCGATGCGATCGTTGTTGTGCCCCTCAATCCGCACACGCTCAGTAGTCGGCCGATCGTCGTTGAAGGCAGCAGTGAGTTCAAAATCATTATCGGTGAGCAAAATACAGCCCATTCGTATGTGACCTGTGATGGTCATGACCAGGTGGTGACCGAGCCCGGGGATGTCATTCGAATACATAAGAAGCCACACAGGCTCACGCTGATTCACCCGATCGATCACAATTTTTACGAAACCTGCCGCTCCAAGCTGAACTGGCAAAATAACTAA
- a CDS encoding mannose-1-phosphate guanylyltransferase/mannose-6-phosphate isomerase, with translation MTSITPVILCGGSGTRLWPKSRKMLPKQLLSLTGEQTMLQQTLERVRGFERPIIVCNEDHRFMVAQQAQEIGFESFTMITEPAGRNTAPAIAFAAVAAAKECESTNLLVLPADHLLDDVEQFHQAVDIGLQASTNGGLVTFGIVPTAPETGYGYIQKAEGDTADIRPIAQFVEKPNKETAGQYIESGEYYWNAGMFLFSAKNLLNELAVHAPEIHQSSAKAMENARVESDFIKLNLDDVNAIPEDSIDYAVMEKTARGFVVPLACGWSDVGSWSSLWEALEKDEQGNVALGDVIMEGCKNSLVFGEDHLVAAVGVEDLVIVDTKNATLVAPKDRAQEVKAIVSKIKTAGRDEHEIHREVARPWGKYDSIGNGERFQVKRITVNPGASLSLQMHHHRAEHWVVVSGTAIVQRDEEEIMLSENESVYIPIGVKHRLTNPGLLPLEIIEVQSGSYLGEDDIVRFDDIYGRKQ, from the coding sequence ATGACGAGTATTACCCCCGTTATTCTTTGTGGCGGCTCCGGAACCCGTTTGTGGCCAAAGTCCCGCAAGATGCTGCCCAAACAATTGCTCAGCCTTACGGGGGAGCAGACCATGTTGCAGCAAACGCTAGAGCGTGTCAGAGGGTTTGAACGGCCGATTATCGTCTGCAATGAAGACCACCGTTTTATGGTTGCGCAGCAGGCTCAAGAAATTGGTTTCGAGTCATTCACCATGATTACCGAACCTGCGGGCCGCAATACCGCGCCGGCAATCGCATTTGCGGCAGTGGCAGCAGCAAAAGAGTGCGAATCAACGAACTTGCTGGTGCTGCCGGCGGACCACCTGCTGGACGACGTAGAGCAATTTCACCAAGCGGTAGATATTGGCCTGCAAGCATCGACTAATGGCGGGCTGGTGACATTCGGTATCGTACCGACAGCCCCGGAAACCGGATACGGCTATATCCAGAAGGCGGAGGGTGACACCGCGGATATTCGTCCGATCGCCCAATTCGTTGAAAAGCCGAATAAAGAAACCGCGGGACAATATATCGAAAGTGGCGAGTACTACTGGAACGCAGGCATGTTCCTGTTCTCTGCGAAAAACCTGCTTAATGAACTGGCGGTGCATGCGCCGGAAATTCACCAGTCTTCTGCCAAAGCCATGGAAAATGCGAGGGTAGAAAGCGATTTCATCAAGCTGAACCTGGACGACGTCAACGCTATTCCAGAAGACAGTATCGACTACGCCGTAATGGAAAAAACTGCTCGTGGCTTCGTGGTGCCTCTGGCCTGCGGTTGGTCTGATGTGGGCTCCTGGTCTTCGCTCTGGGAAGCGTTGGAAAAGGACGAGCAAGGCAACGTCGCACTCGGTGACGTGATTATGGAAGGGTGCAAGAACTCACTGGTATTCGGTGAAGATCACCTGGTGGCAGCGGTCGGTGTCGAAGACCTAGTTATTGTTGACACTAAGAACGCCACCTTGGTGGCACCTAAAGACCGTGCCCAGGAAGTAAAAGCGATCGTCAGCAAAATCAAGACGGCTGGCCGCGATGAACACGAAATTCACCGCGAGGTCGCCCGCCCCTGGGGGAAGTACGATTCCATTGGCAATGGCGAGCGCTTTCAGGTGAAACGCATCACCGTGAACCCTGGAGCCAGTTTGTCACTGCAAATGCATCACCATCGCGCAGAGCATTGGGTGGTGGTTTCCGGCACCGCCATTGTCCAGCGTGATGAAGAGGAGATTATGCTCTCGGAGAATGAGAGCGTTTATATCCCGATTGGCGTGAAACACCGCCTTACCAACCCGGGCCTGCTTCCCCTTGAGATTATCGAGGTCCAAAGCGGCAGTTATCTCGGCGAAGACGATATCGTTCGTTTTGACGATATTTACGGTCGAAAACAGTAG
- a CDS encoding glycosyltransferase family 4 protein — protein sequence MKQGVKEKYGRVVIVDPQLKDCKGHNYRYAKGIAEELGLPAVVLSHQQFHGEGDDSIDVHPCLSFDQYNNSAFKDGYRPSFFEKLSRFKDHVFTRLQQDNAIWDKKSPLGTLIKIFVAVGNFLWFFPALFHQLYLLTFGRGTSAHTDLAAIQLKAAFQEVDLCEGDLLVMQTMLWPTFESLLELKVQANKNYGCDALFIVHEDWTIYNTMYARFSPAKLEKRVLESLPFKRAKIISTNKPLSDYCLEWCGYYPQVVSEINFPLEDGLPQRNIAESDKIKVLIPGVYRGDKNFESLEQLIPSATAGDNKIEFCMHESVMARVRLPSQSNCTYTGYSSVDGAYAWLEFLSSFHLILIPYGEEYRHRISGIVHEARLLNIPVVCHNEIADASLLADERCLYGKGGEGIAEAIRIAVGLALAGTAFKAERPPAIASLLQDETGWIEGFDKPIAVQVKPAWTRCGTSVVLDTQMDCLVEHGYFVIEIYVKTEPWQLRQSQVDACYQVMRAGREFSGGMAVRVLFKNITLPRIAAYFYKLLRKRIPAFFKRENIHSTWCDLDAPMTSFLQSNNVELALVNHIFNNDFARKFIPAKKFVCETHDIQINQLLMRRPALRERYDAELDYELQLLNTYDAVVNLNRTEHKIIEQAVGEKAYFIPPPIIARPLKKSYSSLRALLATESQFEKLDGLPEKFDLLIVADGHPANIESVSYFLKQVFARLPKGISLGLVGTISNYLNVEPDLAARVFSIGYVEDLANLHEFTRLTVLPDIAGEGIPIKTNEVLARGCPFVASAHALRAFTVEELEESMIRASSSPQEMIDQIQSLLNSKTEWVDMMPAILRLAGHYTLNDYLGNWRAVLGLSRVSSALKNNVLHSGKETNLVS from the coding sequence ATGAAGCAAGGCGTTAAAGAGAAGTACGGTAGGGTTGTTATTGTTGACCCCCAGCTAAAAGACTGTAAGGGGCACAACTACCGCTACGCCAAAGGAATTGCAGAAGAACTGGGCCTGCCGGCCGTTGTACTCTCGCATCAGCAGTTTCATGGTGAAGGTGATGACAGCATCGATGTACATCCTTGCCTGTCATTTGACCAGTACAATAACAGTGCGTTCAAAGACGGCTACCGCCCGAGTTTTTTTGAAAAACTTTCTCGCTTTAAAGATCACGTATTTACGCGACTACAGCAAGACAATGCTATTTGGGATAAGAAGTCTCCACTTGGCACGCTGATAAAAATTTTCGTCGCCGTCGGAAATTTTTTGTGGTTCTTCCCCGCGCTTTTCCACCAGCTATATTTACTCACCTTCGGTCGCGGCACGTCTGCGCACACGGATTTGGCTGCAATACAGCTGAAGGCTGCGTTTCAAGAGGTGGATTTGTGTGAAGGCGACTTGTTGGTAATGCAGACAATGCTCTGGCCTACCTTCGAATCGCTACTTGAGCTTAAAGTTCAAGCCAACAAGAACTATGGATGCGATGCATTGTTTATCGTCCACGAAGACTGGACGATCTATAACACCATGTACGCGCGCTTTTCTCCAGCCAAGTTGGAAAAGCGTGTACTGGAGTCCTTACCGTTTAAGCGTGCAAAGATTATCTCCACTAACAAGCCATTGAGCGACTATTGCCTTGAGTGGTGTGGTTACTATCCGCAGGTCGTCAGCGAGATCAATTTCCCGCTTGAGGACGGGCTACCTCAAAGGAATATTGCGGAATCAGACAAGATAAAAGTCCTTATTCCCGGTGTGTACCGTGGCGACAAGAATTTCGAAAGCCTGGAGCAGTTAATCCCGAGTGCGACTGCGGGGGACAACAAAATTGAATTTTGTATGCACGAATCCGTTATGGCTCGTGTCAGGCTACCTTCACAAAGTAACTGTACCTATACCGGCTATTCCAGTGTCGACGGCGCCTATGCCTGGTTGGAGTTTTTGAGTAGCTTCCACCTTATCTTGATTCCATATGGGGAGGAGTACCGCCACCGCATTTCCGGAATTGTGCACGAGGCACGCCTGTTGAATATCCCGGTGGTCTGTCACAATGAAATCGCCGATGCTAGTTTGCTGGCGGATGAGCGCTGCTTGTACGGCAAAGGCGGCGAAGGCATCGCTGAAGCCATTCGGATTGCCGTAGGCCTTGCCCTTGCAGGTACTGCCTTCAAGGCCGAACGTCCGCCGGCAATCGCTTCACTATTGCAGGATGAAACAGGCTGGATAGAGGGCTTTGACAAGCCCATAGCAGTGCAGGTCAAGCCGGCCTGGACTCGTTGTGGCACTTCCGTAGTGCTAGACACTCAGATGGACTGCCTGGTTGAGCATGGATATTTCGTCATTGAAATTTATGTGAAGACAGAGCCGTGGCAGCTGCGCCAATCTCAGGTGGATGCCTGCTATCAAGTCATGCGGGCAGGCCGTGAGTTTTCTGGCGGAATGGCTGTGCGAGTGCTTTTCAAAAACATTACGTTGCCGCGTATTGCTGCGTACTTTTATAAGTTGTTACGCAAGCGTATTCCTGCATTTTTCAAGCGTGAAAATATACACAGCACATGGTGCGATCTAGATGCGCCCATGACCAGTTTTTTACAGAGCAATAACGTCGAGTTGGCGCTCGTCAACCATATTTTTAACAATGATTTCGCCCGTAAATTTATTCCGGCGAAAAAATTTGTGTGTGAAACCCATGATATTCAGATCAATCAGCTACTGATGCGTCGTCCGGCGTTACGGGAGCGCTACGATGCCGAGCTGGACTACGAGCTACAGCTACTCAATACCTATGATGCTGTTGTAAATCTGAATCGTACGGAACATAAGATTATTGAGCAGGCGGTCGGTGAAAAGGCGTACTTTATTCCGCCGCCAATTATTGCCCGCCCCTTGAAAAAGAGCTACTCAAGTTTGCGGGCTTTGTTAGCGACAGAATCTCAGTTCGAGAAACTAGATGGTCTGCCGGAAAAGTTCGATTTGCTGATTGTTGCTGATGGACACCCTGCCAATATCGAGTCGGTAAGCTACTTCCTTAAACAGGTTTTCGCGCGACTACCAAAAGGAATATCACTCGGACTAGTTGGGACAATAAGTAATTATTTAAACGTGGAACCTGATCTTGCAGCGAGAGTATTCAGTATTGGGTATGTAGAAGATCTCGCAAACCTACATGAGTTCACCCGGTTGACGGTGCTGCCAGACATTGCGGGGGAGGGTATTCCCATTAAGACCAATGAGGTTCTGGCACGTGGATGTCCTTTTGTGGCGAGCGCGCACGCACTGCGAGCTTTTACTGTCGAAGAGCTTGAAGAGAGCATGATTCGCGCATCATCCAGCCCGCAGGAAATGATTGATCAAATTCAATCGCTGCTGAATAGCAAGACTGAGTGGGTGGACATGATGCCCGCAATACTCAGGCTTGCCGGCCACTATACATTGAATGACTATCTGGGAAACTGGAGGGCGGTTCTTGGCCTTTCTCGGGTAAGTAGTGCTCTGAAAAATAATGTCCTTCATTCAGGTAAAGAAACAAATTTAGTATCTTAG